One genomic window of Tachypleus tridentatus isolate NWPU-2018 chromosome 12, ASM421037v1, whole genome shotgun sequence includes the following:
- the LOC143235545 gene encoding signal peptide, CUB and EGF-like domain-containing protein 2 translates to MYKLQIIPFFKFRALLESSEVKKQEERVLCPKDHYSGYFGSCNVRLLQKDDLQTLEPLYCKLYVPAENLNCTRGCRRDADRCYPCSPGHYDNGFQTYCLPCPEGTYMTSFAADACVAYPEDEITAEEGADNKYLCKSNGIKEF, encoded by the exons ATGTATAAGTTACAAATTATTCCTTTCTTTAAGTTCCGTGCCCTCCTGGAGAGTtcagaagtaaaaaaacaagaagaacgTGTCCTCTGTCCTAAGGACCATTACAGTGGTTATTTTGGATCCTGCAATGTTCGGCTTCTCCAGAAAGACGATTTACAAACCCTGGAGCCTCTTTACTGTAAAC tgtatgttccagccgaGAACCTTAACTGTACTCGAGGATGCAGAagagatgctgacaggtgtt atccatgttctcctggtcactatgacaatggattccAAACTTACTGCCTGCCGTGCCCAGAAGGGACTTACATGACATCTTTTGCTGCTGACGCCTGTGTAGCTTATCCTGAAGACGAAATTACTGctgaagaaggagctgataataaatatctttgtaaaagtaatggaataaaagagttttaa
- the LOC143235544 gene encoding serine/threonine-protein kinase Pak-like isoform X2 translates to MNTKYPGYGYPDFRRCNQGCSVEGSYLHNLRNLIIYFAVFIAFVGLGLCHLILRVLKYVISVEKEELKNYSPLGLDEKDVVIIKQTVSTKPEDKKLTDEENMEKFRTAVSLKEPNKDSNKTSTKENEKEVTDEEVMTVLRSIVSEGDPNEKYTNMKQISQGGSGTVYTAVTTETGLEVAVKKINVMKQLRKDLIITELSIMKKYKHPNIVSYLDSFLDGDELWILQAVQYLHDNNIVHRDIKGDNILLGKDWTIKLADFGISAQLSPEQNKRTSLVGTRRWMAPELVKQIEYGPEVDIWSLGITAIEMVNGKPPYHQENSDMVFDLISKNGKPNIENKDNLSPVFQDFLDRCLEVDTSKRYTASELLEHPFMEVADQ, encoded by the exons ATGAACACCAAATATCCTGGTTACGG ttatcctgattttagGAGATGTAACCAAGGTTGCTCAGTGGAAGGTTCATATTTACACAACCTAAGGAACCTTATAATCTACTTTGCGGTGTTTATTGCATTCGTAGGTCTTGGGTTATGCCATCTAATACTTCGGGTATTAAAG TACGTAATATCTGTTGAAAAAGAAGAACTCAAGAACTACTCACCACTTGGACTGGATGAGAAAGATGTCGTCATAATTAAGCAGACTGTGTCCACCAAACCTGAGGACAAGAAACTGACAGATGAAGAAAACATGGAGAAGTTTAGAACTGCTGTTTCTTTGAAGGAGCCAAATAAAGACAGCAATAAGACGTCAACCAAGGAAAATGAAAAAGAAGTGACAGACGAGGAAGTCATGACAGTGTTGAGAAGTATTGTTTCTGAGGGAGACCCCAAtgagaaatatacaaatatgaaacaaattagcCAAGG tgGTTCAGGAACTGTCTATACTGCAGTAACAACTGAGACTGGGTTGGAAGTTGctgttaaaaagattaatgtaaTGAAGCAACTCAGAAAAGACCTTATCATCACCGAACTttcaataatgaagaaatataaacatcCAAACATAGTCAGTTATTTGGATAGCTTTCTTGATGGTGATGAACTCTGG atACTCCAGGCAGTACAATATCTCCATGATAACAACATAGTCCACAGAGATATTAAAGGTGACAATATTTTACTTGGAAAGGACTGGACCATAAAACTAG CTGATTTTGGAATAAGTGCTCAGCTCTCCCCAGAACAAAATAAGCGAACATCATTGGTTGGAACTCGTCGCTGGATGGCTCCAGAATTAGTAAAACAGATAGAGTATGGACCTGAGGTTGACATTTGGTCCCTCGGCATAACAGCCATTGAAATGGTCAATGGTAAACCTCCTTATCATCAAGAAAATAGTGACATG GTATTTGATTTAATATCAAAAAATGGAAAACCAAATATTGAGAATAAAGACAACCTGTCTCCAGTGTTTCAAGACTTCCTGGACAGGTGTCTAGAAGTGGACACAAGTAAACGATACACTGCATCTGAACTCTTAGAG CATCCGTTCATGGAAGTTGCTGACCAGTGA
- the LOC143235544 gene encoding serine/threonine-protein kinase Pak-like isoform X1: protein MNTKYPGYGYPDFRRCNQGCSVEGSYLHNLRNLIIYFAVFIAFVGLGLCHLILRVLKYVISVEKEELKNYSPLGLDEKDVVIIKQTVSTKPEDKKLTDEENMEKFRTAVSLKEPNKDSNKTSTKENEKEVTDEEVMTVLRSIVSEGDPNEKYTNMKQISQGGSGTVYTAVTTETGLEVAVKKINVMKQLRKDLIITELSIMKKYKHPNIVSYLDSFLDGDELWIIMEYLAIGSMADVLAKTRLHENETAAVCKEILQAVQYLHDNNIVHRDIKGDNILLGKDWTIKLADFGISAQLSPEQNKRTSLVGTRRWMAPELVKQIEYGPEVDIWSLGITAIEMVNGKPPYHQENSDMVFDLISKNGKPNIENKDNLSPVFQDFLDRCLEVDTSKRYTASELLEHPFMEVADQ from the exons ATGAACACCAAATATCCTGGTTACGG ttatcctgattttagGAGATGTAACCAAGGTTGCTCAGTGGAAGGTTCATATTTACACAACCTAAGGAACCTTATAATCTACTTTGCGGTGTTTATTGCATTCGTAGGTCTTGGGTTATGCCATCTAATACTTCGGGTATTAAAG TACGTAATATCTGTTGAAAAAGAAGAACTCAAGAACTACTCACCACTTGGACTGGATGAGAAAGATGTCGTCATAATTAAGCAGACTGTGTCCACCAAACCTGAGGACAAGAAACTGACAGATGAAGAAAACATGGAGAAGTTTAGAACTGCTGTTTCTTTGAAGGAGCCAAATAAAGACAGCAATAAGACGTCAACCAAGGAAAATGAAAAAGAAGTGACAGACGAGGAAGTCATGACAGTGTTGAGAAGTATTGTTTCTGAGGGAGACCCCAAtgagaaatatacaaatatgaaacaaattagcCAAGG tgGTTCAGGAACTGTCTATACTGCAGTAACAACTGAGACTGGGTTGGAAGTTGctgttaaaaagattaatgtaaTGAAGCAACTCAGAAAAGACCTTATCATCACCGAACTttcaataatgaagaaatataaacatcCAAACATAGTCAGTTATTTGGATAGCTTTCTTGATGGTGATGAACTCTGG atAATCATGGAATATTTGGCAATTGGCTCTATGGCTGATGTTCTTGCCAAAACCCGTCTTCATGAAAACGAAACAGCAGCAGTATGTaaagaa atACTCCAGGCAGTACAATATCTCCATGATAACAACATAGTCCACAGAGATATTAAAGGTGACAATATTTTACTTGGAAAGGACTGGACCATAAAACTAG CTGATTTTGGAATAAGTGCTCAGCTCTCCCCAGAACAAAATAAGCGAACATCATTGGTTGGAACTCGTCGCTGGATGGCTCCAGAATTAGTAAAACAGATAGAGTATGGACCTGAGGTTGACATTTGGTCCCTCGGCATAACAGCCATTGAAATGGTCAATGGTAAACCTCCTTATCATCAAGAAAATAGTGACATG GTATTTGATTTAATATCAAAAAATGGAAAACCAAATATTGAGAATAAAGACAACCTGTCTCCAGTGTTTCAAGACTTCCTGGACAGGTGTCTAGAAGTGGACACAAGTAAACGATACACTGCATCTGAACTCTTAGAG CATCCGTTCATGGAAGTTGCTGACCAGTGA